The DNA segment GTTGGATACCAAGCCGAATGTGAAGGACCGCGACGGGGCCGAGCCGCTGCCGAAGATCCGTGGCGATGTGCGGTTTGAGAAAGTGGTGTTCGAGTACGAGGCGGGTACGCCGGTGCTCAAGGGCATCGACCTTGCCGTGACGGCCGGGCAGCTTGTCGCGCTGGTTGGCGAATCGGGCTCGGGCAAAACCACCATGATCAACCTGCTGCAGCGGAACTACGACGTGACCTCGGGTGCGATCACCGTGGACGGGCGAGATGTGCGCGACGTGACTCTGGCTTCACTTCGCCGGCAGGTGGGAGTTGTGATCCAGGAGACCATCCTGTTCAACACCACGGTGCGTGAGAACATCCGGTATGGCCGGCTGGAGGCCACTGATGCCGAGGTAGAGGAGGCGGCGCGCGCAGCCAATATAGCCCATGTGATTGAGGCGCTGCCCCGTAAGTACGATACGCGAATCGGTGAGGACGGGGTCAAGTTGTCGGGCGGTGAGAAGCAGCGGGTCGCCATCGCCCGCGCCCTGCTCTCTGACCCGAGAATCCTCATTCTGGACGAGGCGACGTCGGCTCTGGATTCCGAGACCGAAGCGATGATCCAGGAAGCTCTGGATCGCCTGCTTGCGGGCCGCACCAGCTTTGTGGTGGCGCACCGCCTGAGTACCATTGTTAAGGCCGACCAGATCGTGGTGATGGAGCAGGGCGAGATCAAGGAGATTGGCAGCCACACCGAGCTGCTCCAGCAGGGTGGCATGTACGCAGCGCTGTACACCCAGCAGTTCAAGGCGGCGCTGGAAGATTCCGACACGGCCAGGCAGCTGCTGGCGCCGGCACAGGGCTGACGTAAATTGAGAGAGTTTGCCCGTCTGCTGGGTTACCTTCGCCCATACCGTCGGCGCGTAGTCGGAGCCGTGCTGCTGCTGCTTGCCGTCACGTCTACGCCGATCGTGATGCCGATGATCCTGCGGTACACGATTGATTACGCCCTGCCGCACCACAGCTACCACGCGCTGAACATCGTCTTCTGGTCGACGGTCGGCCTATATGCCTTTCGCGGAGTCGTTTCGTTTTCGCTGAATTACCTCATCGGCTGGCTGGGCCAGCGGGTTGTGTTTGACCTGCGGTTTCAGAGCTACCGGCACCTGAACCGGCTTTCGCTGAGTTACTACGATACGCGCCAGACGGGCAAGATCATGGCCCGTCTCACGGGCGATATCGATACGGTTCAGTACATGCTCTCCGGTGGCTTCGTCACCTTTTTGGCCGACCTGTTCAGCGTGGTTGCGCTATTGATTGTGCTGTTTATCATGCAGTGGCGCCTGGCGGCAGTGGCCGTGGCCATTGTGCCGCTCTACGTGCTCAACTACAAGCTCTTTATCCGCTATATCCGGCCTATCAGTGAACAGCTGCGCGAGAAGTGGGACGCCATGCTGGGCGCGCTGCAGGAGAAGCTGACGGGTATTTCGGTGGTGAAGGCATTTGTGCGCGAGGAGTACGAAACCGAGAAGTTTATGGTGACCGTGCAGGACAACTTCCGGCTGGGCATGACGCAGATGAAGCTCAATCGGCGGCTGGGAGCCATTGCGCAGATTATCCGCGCCGTGGGCACCGGCCTGGTGCTGTGGTATGGCGGAGCGATGGTTCTCCACCGGCACATGCAGATCGGCGAGCTGCTGGCGTTCAACGGCTGGATCGCCTCGCTCTACGACCCGGCCGTGCGATTGGTGGATTTCAACGTGACCATGCAGTGGGCCGGCGCGGCCATCGACCGTGTATTTGAGACGCTGGATACCCGCCCGGAAGTGACCGACGCGCCCGGCGCCATCAATCCCAGCCACGTGGATGGCGCGGTAGAGTTTCGCAACGTAAGCTTTGGGTACAGCCGCGATCTACCCGTTCTGCACAACATCAACCTGCGCGTGGAACCGGGCGAATTCGTGGCCATTGTGGGACCATCCGGCGCCGGCAAGTCCACGCTGGTGAACCTGATTGCCCGCTTCTATGACGTAACCGACGGCCAGGTGCTGATAGACGGCCTCGATATCCGCTCGCTGCGCCTGGAATCGATCCGGCGGCAGATCGGCATCGTGGCGCAGGAGAGCCTGCTGTTTTCGGTGAGCATCCGCGAGAACATCAACTACGGAAACCACGATGCGACGGCGCTGCAGATCATGCAGGCGGCGCACCATGCGGATGTTCATGGATTCATCCTGAATCTCTCCGATGGCTACGACACCAAAATCGGAGAAGACGGCATCAAGCTCTCGGTAGGGCAGAAGCAGCGGGTGAGCATCGCCCGGGCAACGCTCACCGATCCGCGGATCCTCATCCTGGACGATGCCACTTCGGCGCTGGACAGCCATACGGAGGCCCACGTCCAGGCCGCGCTGGATCGATTGATGCGCGGGCGCACCGCGTTTGCCATTGCGCACCGCCTCGCCACGATTATGGAGGCCGACCGGATCGTGGTGCTGGATGCGGGGCGGATCGTGGATATCGGCACACATGCCGAGCTTGTGGCCCGCCCGGGCGTCTACCAGAATCTGTACAACGAACAGTTCAAAAGCGCTCAGAGTGAGGCGATGACGGCGTTGTTGGGGTGAGGTTCGTGTTGGTTGCGGGCTAGTCGCGTCGCCTGGAGGTAGGACGCGCGGCAAACCCGGCCGCGCCGCGAGCGCGATTCCGCATTTCGAGCGCGCCGGATAGTATGTATTGTGAACGTTTGAATGCTGCAGTGTGATTGAAGCACCCACACTGAAGCCCCGGGGCGCGGAGCGTGAGGCGGCAGTAGCGAACCGGAAGGAGGCGTGGATTGCCTGGCAAACTGATTGATCCGGCGCCGAAGTGGGCGATCGAAGCGGCCGTACCGGAGCGGCTTGAATACCACCTCACAACCATAACGCCGATGTTCGGCGGCGGCGCGATCGCACCCGGTCCTCGGACCGGGTGAGGATTGAAACTCAACAGCGGGACGGTGCGTGTACTCCTCGCACCCGACAGCGCAGCCGGGGCTAGACTGGCGGCACCAGGCTAATCTCCTTGTTCATATGGACTCCCCGTGGACCGGAAGCGTTATCAAGCAGCGAGAGGGCAGGATCTGTCGCACCGGCCGGAAGAACCGGTGCCGCATGATCAACCTGCGGATGGCGGGAACGGTTGACGAGCACAAAGCGGCACTGGCGATGAAGAAAATCGCGGGCGAAGCGAGTGTCCTGACCGGCAGCGAAGCGGCTGCGTCCACGCATGGGCTATCGTATCAGGAACTGATGGCGATGCCGGATTGACGAGGAAAGCATGAAACGTACCATAAGAATTGCGGCGTCCGATCTTACTTATCTGGAATACTTGACGTCATTGAGCCACCTTCTGCGACCGTCGGACCGCGCGGGCATGGGTCCCGAAGGCATTCGCGAGACGTTGCGCCTCGTGCTGAAGGGCGCCTCTCAGTTTGGTGAGGAACTGCCGGGCGTATGCGAGACTCTGATAGCCATGTAC comes from the Armatimonadota bacterium genome and includes:
- a CDS encoding ABC transporter ATP-binding protein, with the translated sequence MREFARLLGYLRPYRRRVVGAVLLLLAVTSTPIVMPMILRYTIDYALPHHSYHALNIVFWSTVGLYAFRGVVSFSLNYLIGWLGQRVVFDLRFQSYRHLNRLSLSYYDTRQTGKIMARLTGDIDTVQYMLSGGFVTFLADLFSVVALLIVLFIMQWRLAAVAVAIVPLYVLNYKLFIRYIRPISEQLREKWDAMLGALQEKLTGISVVKAFVREEYETEKFMVTVQDNFRLGMTQMKLNRRLGAIAQIIRAVGTGLVLWYGGAMVLHRHMQIGELLAFNGWIASLYDPAVRLVDFNVTMQWAGAAIDRVFETLDTRPEVTDAPGAINPSHVDGAVEFRNVSFGYSRDLPVLHNINLRVEPGEFVAIVGPSGAGKSTLVNLIARFYDVTDGQVLIDGLDIRSLRLESIRRQIGIVAQESLLFSVSIRENINYGNHDATALQIMQAAHHADVHGFILNLSDGYDTKIGEDGIKLSVGQKQRVSIARATLTDPRILILDDATSALDSHTEAHVQAALDRLMRGRTAFAIAHRLATIMEADRIVVLDAGRIVDIGTHAELVARPGVYQNLYNEQFKSAQSEAMTALLG